In the genome of Fusobacterium sp. DD2, one region contains:
- a CDS encoding GspE/PulE family protein has translation MIGKNSHKLKSILDEMKISTATRKKDYENIKIETSLDSNNPIVVKGLSAIILQGVKYRASDIHIEPQRDKTRIRYRIDGILHSENTLDISLHPSLISRLKIISKLNITEHRMPQDGKFKFQIEDKTIDFRVSIVPLITGEKAVIRILNKDIVNFDLENIGFNKIEYKEISKMINRKNGIILASGPTGSGKTSLIYSILKQLNTSEVNISTVEDPVEYEIAGINQVQHSEKLDFSTILKSYLRQDPDILMIGEIRDRETAEIAIKSALTGHLVLSTIHTNDAVSGIFRLLNIGIEPYMISASVVGIIAQRLVRKLCPHCKKIDNTYRGKLAFLGEDPSSYSENIFYTHMGCPKCNNSGYIGRVPLFQIFVFDENIKSMIDKRESIQKITAYAKENNMKDLIEKGIDKAKNGITSLEEIIREC, from the coding sequence ATGATAGGAAAAAATTCACATAAGTTAAAATCCATACTAGATGAAATGAAGATATCAACTGCTACAAGGAAAAAAGATTATGAAAATATCAAAATCGAAACATCTCTTGATTCTAATAATCCAATTGTAGTCAAGGGGCTAAGTGCAATAATTCTCCAGGGGGTAAAATATCGTGCAAGTGACATTCACATTGAACCTCAAAGAGATAAAACAAGAATAAGATATCGTATAGATGGTATTCTGCACAGTGAAAATACTCTTGATATCTCTCTTCATCCAAGTTTAATTTCAAGATTAAAAATCATCTCAAAACTCAATATTACAGAACATAGAATGCCACAAGATGGAAAGTTTAAATTTCAAATTGAGGATAAAACAATTGATTTTAGAGTCTCAATTGTCCCTCTTATTACTGGAGAAAAAGCTGTTATCAGAATTCTAAATAAAGATATTGTAAATTTCGATCTTGAAAATATAGGATTCAACAAAATTGAATATAAAGAGATTTCAAAAATGATAAATCGAAAAAATGGAATCATCCTTGCAAGTGGTCCAACTGGATCTGGTAAAACAAGTCTTATATATTCAATACTAAAACAATTAAATACTTCAGAGGTTAATATTTCAACTGTAGAAGATCCAGTTGAATATGAGATTGCAGGAATCAACCAGGTACAACACAGTGAAAAACTTGATTTTTCCACTATCTTAAAATCATATTTAAGACAGGATCCTGACATCCTGATGATTGGAGAGATAAGGGATAGAGAAACTGCAGAAATTGCTATAAAATCAGCACTCACTGGACATCTTGTACTTTCAACAATACATACTAATGATGCTGTAAGTGGAATATTTCGACTTTTAAATATTGGAATTGAACCCTATATGATATCAGCTTCAGTGGTTGGAATAATAGCACAACGGCTGGTTAGAAAGCTCTGCCCACATTGTAAAAAAATAGACAACACATATCGTGGAAAACTTGCTTTTCTAGGTGAAGATCCCAGCAGTTATTCTGAAAATATCTTTTATACCCATATGGGATGTCCTAAATGCAATAATTCTGGATATATTGGAAGAGTTCCTCTATTTCAGATTTTTGTTTTTGATGAAAATATAAAATCCATGATTGATAAAAGAGAAAGTATCCAAAAGATAACAGCATATGCTAAAGAGAATAATATGAAAGATTTAATTGAAAAAGGAATAGATAAAGCTAAAAATGGTATTACATCTCTTGAGGAGATAATAAGAGAATGTTAA